One region of Streptomyces sp. CG4 genomic DNA includes:
- a CDS encoding phosphoglyceromutase, translated as MADAPYKLILLRHGESEWNAKNLFTGWVDVNLNEKGEKEAVRGGELLKDADLLPDVVHTSLQKRAIRTAQLALEAADRHWIPVHRSWRLNERHYGALQGKDKAATLAEFGEEQFMLWRRSYDTPPPPLADDSEFSQANDPRYASIPPELRPDTECLKDVVVRMLPYWYDGIVPDLLDGHTVLVAAHGNSLRALVKHLDGISDADIAGLNIPTGIPLYYELDENFKPVTPGGTYLDPEAAAAAIEAVKNQGKKK; from the coding sequence ATGGCCGACGCACCGTACAAGCTGATCCTCCTCCGCCACGGCGAGAGCGAGTGGAACGCGAAGAACCTGTTCACCGGCTGGGTGGACGTCAACCTCAACGAGAAGGGCGAGAAGGAGGCAGTCCGCGGTGGCGAGCTCCTGAAGGACGCCGATCTCCTCCCCGACGTGGTCCACACGTCCCTCCAGAAGCGCGCGATCCGCACGGCCCAGCTGGCCCTGGAGGCCGCGGACCGCCACTGGATCCCGGTCCACCGCAGCTGGCGCCTGAACGAGCGCCACTACGGCGCCCTCCAGGGCAAGGACAAGGCGGCCACGCTGGCCGAGTTCGGCGAGGAGCAGTTCATGCTCTGGCGCCGCTCCTACGACACCCCGCCGCCCCCGCTCGCGGACGACTCCGAGTTCTCCCAGGCGAACGACCCCCGCTACGCCTCCATCCCGCCGGAGCTGCGCCCGGACACGGAGTGCCTGAAGGACGTCGTCGTCCGGATGCTCCCCTACTGGTACGACGGCATCGTCCCCGACCTTCTCGACGGCCACACCGTACTGGTCGCGGCCCACGGCAACTCGCTACGCGCCCTGGTCAAGCACCTGGACGGCATCTCCGACGCCGACATCGCGGGCCTGAACATCCCGACCGGCATCCCGCTGTACTACGAACTCGACGAGAACTTCAAGCCGGTCACCCCCGGCGGCACGTACCTCGACCCCGAGGCGGCCGCGGCGGCCATCGAGGCGGTCAAGAACCAGGGCAAGAAGAAGTAA
- a CDS encoding ribosomal protein L7/L12 — MDVIRAVRKVTGLSLWHSRVLARQAPVTLLEGLSAYRAQSAVAVLQSAGARAEWRQEPEPGERAAPSP; from the coding sequence ATGGATGTGATCCGAGCAGTGCGCAAGGTGACCGGGCTGAGCTTGTGGCACAGCCGGGTCCTGGCGCGCCAAGCGCCCGTCACCCTCCTTGAGGGTCTGTCTGCGTACAGGGCCCAGTCCGCTGTCGCTGTGCTCCAGAGCGCCGGCGCCAGAGCGGAGTGGAGACAGGAGCCGGAGCCCGGAGAGCGCGCGGCCCCATCGCCCTGA